The proteins below come from a single Ptychodera flava strain L36383 chromosome 6, AS_Pfla_20210202, whole genome shotgun sequence genomic window:
- the LOC139134459 gene encoding slit homolog 2 protein-like: MMEYTSKLASIICLVIISMNRLDGCPSTCYCSGTTVDCSNQRLREIPSGIPTNTTILRLERNLLTHIGNDSFTGLSKLTDLYMHSNRIEEVAVGAFTDLCRLSILDLYANSIRSLPQTVFLGLDDLTYIDLYGNKLSCLPENLFFGLHNLDTLHLDNNKITETTADCLRGLSNLNKLHLDHNEIIEISANIFRGLAKLPEIGDNVILDCEVESELEVDKYWIIPNGTVIYQSTEDMCSDYRIVQQGDGSLVIPFAEVDDEG; the protein is encoded by the exons ATGATGGAGTATACATCAAAACTTGCCTCGATTATTTGCCTGGTCATCATCAGCATGAATAGACTGGATGGATGCCCTTCGACTTGTTATTGTTCTGGTACAACGGTCGACTGCAGTAATCAAAGATTGAGGGAAATTCCCTCAGGTATACCGACAAACACAACGATCCTTAGACTGGAAAGAAACCTGCTGACTCATATTGGAAACGATTCTTTCACTGGACTGTCAAAACTAACAGATCTGTATATGCACAGTAATCGCATTGAAGAGGTGGCAGTTGGTGCATTTACTGATTTGTGTCGACTCAGTATTTTGGATCTGTACGCAAATTCAATCAGGTCGTTGCCGCAGACTGTCTTCCTAGGCCTAGATGATCTGACGTACATTGATCTCTATGGCAACAAACTTTCATGTCTGCCCGAAAATCTCTTCTTTGGACTACATAATCTCGATACACTTCACTTGGATAACAATAAAATAACTGAAACTACCGCAGACTGTCTTC GGGGACTCAGTAATCTCAATAAACTTCACTTGGATCACAATGAAATAATTGAAATCTCTGCAAACATATTCCGAGGCCTTGCTAAGCTGC CCGAAATAGGGGACAATGTTATTCTTGACTGCGAGGTGGAAAGTGAGCTTGAAGTAGACAAGTACTGGATCATTCCAAACGGTACTGTCATATACCAAAGTACAGAAGATATGTGTTCAGATTACAGGATTGTGCAACAAGGCGATGGCAGTCTGGTCATTCCTTTTGCTGAAGTAGATGACGAAGGGTGA